From Moritella sp. Urea-trap-13, a single genomic window includes:
- the mshL gene encoding pilus (MSHA type) biogenesis protein MshL, whose translation MKKLYLAIILSVFLSGCETTRSPLEPVAIKESIQAELDRADAQAQAWTVPDDVNAELLPDFESSDALNRPVVEPRMDISAKSVTARQFFGSLLKGTKYNLTVNPDVSGRVTVVLNDVTIAETMDAVADMYGYDIKRHGNTYRVNGAGVRTEIIPMNYLLMKRNGLSNSSISSGYLTDNGSSSSSSNDDNSSSDSSSSSSKSAGTEISTQTDTDYWAELENTLLGLTANQDDTQVIISPQAGLVTVHGYPKDIRKIKDFLTKAEQQLQRQVLLEVKIMEVTLNDGYEQGIDWNVNNANVATDSSFSFGIDNVADVVSGGGVLTLAGNDFSAAINLLKTQGDVNVLSSPRVTALNNQKAVIKVGTDEYFVTGYTTTTSTENDTTDQDIELTPFFSGIALDVTPQIDSEGGVLLHVHPSIIDVSDSTKTISAATDIVLPLAKSDVRETDTVVKAKSGEIIVIGGLMKTANKDLVAKIPFLGDIPWLGELFTSRSQSVQKTELIILIKPIVVDQNTWRLELERSAELLEQWYPTESKNEQG comes from the coding sequence ATGAAAAAGTTGTATCTTGCAATTATTTTAAGTGTATTTCTATCGGGTTGTGAAACAACGCGTAGCCCACTTGAGCCTGTTGCGATCAAAGAGTCCATTCAAGCAGAACTCGATCGAGCCGATGCCCAAGCGCAAGCTTGGACTGTGCCGGATGATGTTAATGCTGAATTATTGCCTGATTTTGAGAGCAGTGATGCGTTAAACCGTCCTGTTGTCGAGCCGCGTATGGATATTTCGGCAAAATCGGTAACCGCGCGTCAATTCTTCGGGTCTTTACTAAAAGGCACGAAATATAATCTGACTGTGAATCCTGATGTGTCGGGTCGTGTTACTGTGGTGCTCAATGATGTCACCATTGCTGAAACCATGGATGCCGTTGCGGATATGTATGGCTATGATATTAAGCGTCACGGTAATACCTACCGTGTTAATGGTGCCGGTGTTCGCACTGAAATCATCCCAATGAACTATTTATTGATGAAGCGTAATGGTTTATCAAACAGCTCAATTAGCTCGGGTTATTTAACTGACAATGGCTCGTCGAGCAGTTCTTCAAATGATGATAATAGCTCATCTGACTCATCGTCGTCATCATCAAAGAGTGCTGGCACCGAGATATCAACGCAAACGGATACCGATTATTGGGCTGAATTAGAAAATACCTTATTAGGCTTAACGGCAAATCAAGACGATACCCAAGTCATTATTAGCCCACAAGCGGGTTTAGTGACTGTACATGGTTATCCAAAAGACATTCGTAAAATAAAAGACTTTCTTACTAAAGCGGAGCAGCAATTACAACGCCAAGTATTACTTGAAGTGAAGATCATGGAAGTAACATTAAATGATGGCTACGAACAAGGTATTGATTGGAACGTAAATAATGCCAATGTAGCCACTGATTCATCGTTTAGTTTTGGTATTGATAATGTCGCTGATGTTGTCTCTGGTGGCGGGGTCTTAACTTTAGCGGGTAATGACTTTAGTGCTGCCATTAACTTGCTGAAAACCCAAGGTGATGTCAACGTATTATCAAGTCCACGAGTGACGGCGCTAAATAATCAAAAAGCGGTGATTAAAGTTGGCACGGACGAATATTTTGTCACGGGTTATACCACCACGACATCAACAGAAAACGATACCACAGATCAAGATATCGAATTAACGCCATTCTTTTCCGGTATCGCCTTGGATGTGACTCCGCAAATCGATAGCGAAGGCGGGGTGTTATTGCATGTCCATCCATCGATCATTGATGTTAGTGATTCGACTAAAACGATCTCTGCCGCGACGGATATCGTCTTACCGTTAGCGAAAAGTGATGTGCGTGAAACAGATACAGTGGTGAAAGCTAAAAGTGGTGAGATCATTGTTATTGGTGGTTTGATGAAAACCGCCAATAAAGACTTAGTGGCTAAAATACCATTCCTCGGTGATATTCCTTGGTTAGGAGAACTCTTTACCAGTCGTTCGCAATCAGTACAAAAAACAGAGTTAATTATTTTAATCAAACCTATCGTTGTTGATCAAAATACCTGGCGTTTAGAATTGGAACGTTCGGCTGAGTTGCTGGAACAATGGTATCCAACTGAATCAAAAAATGAGCAAGGGTAA
- a CDS encoding glucose-6-phosphate isomerase: MIKQHWLTMNDKFKQLSMRERVLLVGSLACAIIYIIFSFVLEPNYARNKQLATQLSSLTQQQRQYNFTIAELQQVLVTDPNKVIKLRISRAENELKQANGKLTDLTADLINSNQMALVLGDVLSRAKKVKLLAIESLPVTAITGNSHNTAEQEKAQDKSQAKPKMANASGQEVNSEELIKADAISSNINSVLESSGSEVLLYRHGLRITMTGAFFDIQAYLDSIEQLPKKFYWEVFDYQMQTYPTAEVVMEIYTLSINKEFIRG, encoded by the coding sequence ATGATCAAGCAACATTGGCTAACCATGAATGATAAATTTAAGCAGTTGTCGATGCGTGAACGCGTGCTGCTTGTCGGTTCGCTGGCCTGTGCGATTATTTATATCATTTTTAGCTTTGTACTCGAACCTAACTATGCGCGTAATAAACAATTAGCGACCCAACTATCTTCGTTAACACAACAACAGCGACAATATAATTTTACTATTGCTGAGTTACAGCAAGTACTAGTAACTGATCCTAATAAAGTAATCAAATTACGTATTTCACGTGCTGAAAATGAACTTAAGCAAGCTAATGGTAAATTAACCGATCTGACGGCAGATTTAATTAATTCCAACCAAATGGCATTAGTGCTGGGCGATGTGTTAAGTCGAGCTAAAAAAGTGAAATTGCTTGCTATCGAATCACTACCAGTGACTGCTATCACCGGTAATAGTCATAACACCGCAGAGCAAGAAAAAGCGCAAGATAAAAGCCAAGCTAAGCCGAAAATGGCCAATGCTAGCGGGCAAGAAGTTAACTCTGAAGAACTCATTAAAGCGGATGCTATTTCAAGTAATATTAATAGTGTCTTGGAGTCGAGTGGTTCTGAAGTGTTGCTTTATCGCCATGGGTTACGTATTACCATGACGGGTGCGTTCTTTGATATTCAAGCGTATCTGGACTCTATTGAGCAATTGCCGAAAAAATTCTACTGGGAAGTATTTGATTATCAAATGCAAACATACCCAACCGCTGAAGTTGTTATGGAAATCTATACCTTGAGTATAAATAAGGAGTTTATTCGTGGTTAA
- a CDS encoding MSHA biogenesis protein MshI, with protein MKTRVNLYTQAFRPKKERFALTHALLIISCSLLLMLTLTVMSENENSALTQQVNNVKQKVATLETEVDVLSDKVARHVQNPALEQQLALLKTRLKYRDELLVQLSKLAQVQTSGFAILMSDLALQRDKDIRLNQIRLAGSSMTLKGIARNHDAIPRWIGKFSAGKSLQGREFSQLNITRNDDDIIAFTLTNTPILEADK; from the coding sequence AAATTTATATACTCAGGCGTTTAGGCCAAAGAAAGAACGCTTTGCGTTAACACATGCTTTGCTGATTATTAGCTGTTCACTGTTATTGATGCTGACGCTAACAGTGATGTCGGAAAATGAAAATTCAGCGTTAACGCAGCAAGTCAACAATGTCAAACAGAAGGTCGCGACATTGGAAACTGAGGTCGATGTACTGTCTGATAAAGTTGCTCGTCATGTACAAAATCCGGCTTTAGAGCAACAACTCGCGCTATTAAAAACACGCTTAAAATACCGTGATGAGTTATTGGTGCAGTTATCAAAGTTAGCGCAAGTGCAAACCAGTGGTTTTGCTATCTTAATGTCTGATTTAGCTTTACAACGCGATAAAGATATTCGCTTAAATCAAATTCGTTTAGCGGGCAGCAGCATGACGTTAAAAGGTATCGCACGTAATCATGACGCGATCCCCCGTTGGATTGGTAAATTTTCGGCGGGTAAATCACTGCAAGGCCGTGAATTTAGCCAGCTTAACATCACCCGCAATGACGATGATATTATCGCGTTTACCTTAACTAATACGCCTATTTTGGAGGCCGATAAATGA
- a CDS encoding MSHA biogenesis protein MshK: MVKLLLPIFILLSSTLVQAGQGVIDGHVLDDPTGPWGAADPIVRTQTKARIQTPNLQAIFVRGNSHIAIMNGKEVIAGSWVSGFQIRQITDDFVYFIRNDKEFRLSLFGSKIKH; this comes from the coding sequence GTGGTTAAACTACTACTGCCTATATTCATTCTATTGAGCTCAACCTTGGTTCAAGCAGGGCAAGGTGTGATTGACGGTCATGTACTTGATGATCCTACTGGTCCTTGGGGAGCGGCAGATCCTATTGTGCGTACTCAAACTAAAGCAAGGATACAGACACCAAATTTGCAGGCTATTTTTGTCCGAGGCAATAGCCACATAGCGATCATGAACGGTAAAGAAGTGATCGCAGGTAGTTGGGTATCTGGTTTCCAGATCCGCCAAATTACCGATGACTTCGTGTATTTTATACGTAACGATAAAGAATTTAGATTGTCATTATTTGGCAGTAAAATTAAACATTAA